The following are encoded together in the Sphingomonas insulae genome:
- the glmM gene encoding phosphoglucosamine mutase, whose protein sequence is MARKYFGTDGIRGATNAGAMTAAMAMKVGMAAGAYFQRGDHKHRVLIGKDTRLSGYMLESALVAGFTSVGMDVIMVGPLPTPAVAMLTQSMRADIGVMISASHNPFADNGIKLFGPDGYKLSDEAEMTIEQLIDSDVPLSPSAQIGRARRIEDAQGRYIHFAKATFPDNLRLDGLRVVIDCANGAAYKVAPSALWELGADVVSIGVNPNGTNINRDVGSTAPQTLSETVVAAGADIGIALDGDADRLIIVDEKGQVVDGDQLMATIAASWARAGRLAGGGLVATVMSNLGLERHLSAQGLGLVRTAVGDRYVLEKMRGSGYNVGGEQSGHIILSDYGTTGDGLVAALQVLAELKRAGAPASEVLHRFEPLPQLLKNVRFAGGKPLEHESVRSVIAAAEADLAGTGRLVIRPSGTEPVIRVMAEGDDARQVETWVDRICDAVRQAAA, encoded by the coding sequence ATGGCAAGGAAATACTTCGGCACCGACGGCATCCGCGGGGCGACCAACGCCGGCGCGATGACCGCGGCGATGGCGATGAAGGTCGGCATGGCCGCCGGCGCCTATTTCCAGCGCGGCGACCACAAGCATCGCGTCCTGATCGGCAAGGACACGCGGCTGTCGGGCTATATGCTCGAATCGGCACTGGTCGCCGGTTTCACCAGCGTCGGCATGGACGTCATCATGGTCGGTCCGCTGCCCACCCCGGCGGTGGCGATGCTGACCCAGTCGATGCGGGCCGACATCGGCGTCATGATCTCCGCCAGCCACAATCCCTTCGCCGACAACGGCATCAAGCTGTTCGGGCCGGATGGCTACAAGCTGTCCGACGAGGCGGAGATGACGATCGAGCAGCTGATCGACAGCGACGTGCCGCTGTCGCCGTCGGCACAGATCGGCCGCGCCCGCCGGATCGAGGATGCGCAGGGCCGCTACATCCACTTCGCCAAGGCGACGTTCCCGGACAATCTGCGCCTCGATGGCCTGCGCGTCGTCATCGATTGCGCCAACGGTGCCGCCTATAAGGTCGCACCGTCGGCGCTGTGGGAATTGGGCGCCGACGTGGTCTCGATCGGGGTGAACCCCAACGGCACCAACATCAACCGCGACGTCGGCTCGACCGCGCCGCAGACGCTGTCGGAAACCGTCGTCGCGGCCGGCGCGGACATCGGCATCGCGCTGGACGGCGATGCCGACCGGCTCATCATCGTCGATGAAAAGGGCCAGGTGGTCGACGGCGACCAGCTGATGGCGACGATCGCCGCCAGCTGGGCGCGCGCCGGCCGGCTGGCGGGCGGCGGACTGGTCGCGACGGTCATGTCCAACCTCGGCCTCGAACGCCACCTGTCGGCGCAGGGGCTGGGCCTCGTCCGCACCGCGGTCGGCGACCGCTACGTGCTCGAAAAGATGCGCGGGTCGGGCTATAACGTCGGCGGCGAACAGTCCGGCCACATCATCCTGTCGGACTATGGCACCACCGGCGACGGGCTGGTCGCGGCGTTGCAGGTGCTCGCCGAACTGAAGCGCGCCGGCGCCCCCGCCAGCGAGGTGCTGCACCGCTTCGAACCGCTGCCGCAATTGCTCAAGAACGTGCGCTTCGCCGGCGGCAAGCCGCTGGAACACGAATCGGTCCGATCGGTCATCGCCGCTGCCGAGGCGGATCTCGCCGGCACCGGCCGCCTCGTCATCCGCCCGTCCGGCACCGAACCGGTGATCCGCGTGATGGCGGAGGGCGACGATGCCCGCCAGGTCGAAACCTGGGTCGATCGCATCTGCGACGCCGTCCGCCAGGCCGCCGCCTGA
- a CDS encoding GntR family transcriptional regulator, whose translation MTALSNEDSPVYIRLRGTIAAGILRGDYRAGDQLPSVRAFAAEHGANPLTVAKAYQSFQDDGYVEVRRGVGMFVLPGASDKLRAAERANFVETQWPRILGYIDLLGLDAADLLEHERA comes from the coding sequence ATGACAGCGCTGAGCAACGAGGATAGCCCGGTCTACATCCGGCTGCGGGGCACGATCGCGGCGGGCATCCTGCGCGGCGATTACCGGGCGGGCGACCAGCTGCCCTCGGTCCGGGCGTTCGCGGCCGAACATGGCGCCAACCCGCTGACCGTCGCCAAGGCGTATCAGAGCTTTCAGGACGACGGCTATGTCGAGGTGCGCCGCGGCGTCGGCATGTTCGTGCTGCCGGGCGCGTCGGACAAGCTGCGCGCGGCGGAGCGGGCGAACTTCGTCGAGACGCAATGGCCGCGCATCCTGGGGTATATCGACCTGCTGGGACTCGACGCCGCCGACCTGCTGGAGCACGAGCGGGCCTGA
- a CDS encoding peptide MFS transporter → MVDTPTADNRAEPDISHVNPADEKTWFGHPRQLARLFTTEMWERFGYYGMRALLTLYLTQHFLFGDRAATGLYGGYTALVYLTPLVGGYLADQYLGSKRAVKFGAILMALGYFTLCFGGEAAKPYATIDGQRYEVSVERANGVETRYIVDGAAKLAIKGNDDGTVALLGADGQPARTIAKGGFASDGARSPFYTTLMLIALCMVSVGNGFFKPNISTMVGELYAQGDRRRDSGFTIFYMGLNLGSLLSQFLCPLLAVGIPGVWDGLGWWAGFGLAAVGMLLSWVLVQFDGGRLNGYGEQPAGQPANRTLGIYAAALIGIPLFYLLFVNLMNSAESTAGAGSMVAYVLALPLMGKLLFGTFIIAVPGILIWSFVSGSRTEFQMMLAAMVLITFNVVFWTLFEQAGSSLTLFADRNTDLHVFGYPISAGQTQTFNALFIVLFAPIMAAMWTKLAAAGREPSIPVKFGLALMGVGAGFLFLVWGSSFVGPDFKVGIWWLAGLYLIHSLAELCISPVGLSMITKLSIARIVGLMMGVWFLSISVAQYFAGMIAQVASVETVGGQVTNLKVSLDTYNGVFTLIAEWAIGLGIVLLLLSWPLKKWMHGVK, encoded by the coding sequence ATGGTGGACACCCCGACGGCGGACAACCGCGCCGAACCGGATATCAGTCACGTCAATCCGGCGGACGAAAAGACCTGGTTCGGCCATCCGCGCCAGCTCGCGCGGCTGTTCACCACCGAAATGTGGGAACGCTTCGGCTATTACGGCATGCGGGCGCTGCTCACGCTCTATCTGACGCAGCATTTCCTGTTCGGCGACCGGGCCGCCACCGGCCTGTACGGCGGCTACACCGCGCTGGTGTATCTGACCCCGCTGGTCGGCGGATATCTCGCCGACCAGTATCTCGGCTCGAAGCGCGCGGTGAAGTTCGGCGCGATCCTGATGGCATTGGGCTATTTCACGCTCTGCTTCGGCGGCGAGGCGGCCAAGCCCTATGCGACGATCGACGGCCAGCGTTATGAGGTATCGGTCGAACGCGCCAACGGCGTCGAAACCCGCTACATCGTCGATGGCGCGGCCAAGCTGGCGATCAAGGGCAACGACGACGGCACCGTGGCGCTGCTCGGTGCCGACGGCCAGCCGGCACGGACCATCGCCAAGGGCGGCTTCGCCTCCGACGGCGCGCGCAGCCCGTTCTACACCACGCTGATGCTGATCGCGCTGTGCATGGTCTCGGTCGGCAACGGCTTCTTCAAGCCCAACATCTCGACCATGGTCGGCGAATTGTACGCGCAGGGCGACCGGCGCCGGGACAGCGGCTTCACCATCTTCTACATGGGCCTCAACCTCGGCTCGCTGTTGTCGCAATTCCTCTGCCCGTTGCTCGCGGTCGGCATTCCGGGCGTGTGGGATGGCCTGGGCTGGTGGGCGGGCTTCGGCCTCGCCGCGGTCGGCATGCTGCTGTCGTGGGTGCTGGTGCAGTTCGACGGCGGTCGCCTCAACGGCTATGGCGAACAGCCCGCGGGACAGCCGGCGAACCGCACGTTGGGGATCTATGCGGCGGCGCTGATCGGCATTCCCCTGTTCTACCTGCTGTTCGTCAATCTGATGAACAGCGCGGAATCGACCGCGGGTGCGGGATCGATGGTCGCCTATGTGCTGGCGCTGCCGCTGATGGGCAAATTGCTGTTCGGCACCTTCATCATCGCCGTCCCCGGTATCCTCATCTGGAGCTTCGTGTCGGGCAGCCGCACCGAATTCCAGATGATGCTGGCGGCGATGGTGCTCATCACCTTCAACGTCGTGTTCTGGACGCTGTTCGAACAGGCGGGGTCCAGCCTGACGCTGTTCGCCGACCGCAACACCGACCTCCACGTCTTCGGCTATCCGATCTCGGCCGGGCAGACGCAGACGTTCAACGCGCTGTTCATCGTGCTGTTCGCCCCGATCATGGCGGCGATGTGGACGAAGCTGGCGGCAGCGGGCCGCGAACCATCGATCCCGGTCAAGTTCGGCCTCGCGCTGATGGGCGTCGGCGCGGGCTTCCTGTTCCTCGTCTGGGGCAGCAGCTTCGTCGGGCCGGACTTCAAGGTCGGCATCTGGTGGCTCGCCGGCCTCTACCTGATCCACTCGCTGGCCGAACTGTGCATCTCGCCGGTCGGGCTGTCGATGATCACCAAGCTGTCGATCGCGCGCATCGTCGGTCTGATGATGGGCGTGTGGTTCCTCTCGATCTCGGTCGCGCAATATTTCGCCGGCATGATCGCGCAGGTCGCCAGCGTCGAAACCGTCGGCGGACAGGTGACCAACCTCAAGGTCAGCCTGGACACCTACAACGGCGTGTTCACGCTGATCGCCGAATGGGCGATCGGCCTCGGCATCGTCCTGCTGCTGCTGTCCTGGCCGCTCAAGAAGTGGATGCACGGCGTGAAGTGA
- the thiD gene encoding bifunctional hydroxymethylpyrimidine kinase/phosphomethylpyrimidine kinase, translating to MVIPRVLIVAGSDSGGGAGIQADIKTVTMLGGHAMTAITAITAQNTLGVQAVHSVPADMVVAQMRSVIADIGVDAVKIGMIGSAAVAHAVADVLDALAVPVVFDPVMVATSGSVLADAETIAAFARLMRGATIVTPNLPELDVLGGEHAVRAHGAALLVKGGHADGDVVRDRLVAADGAQTVWTHPRIVTRHSHGTGCTLASGIATGLAGGMALAAACDRAIAFVAAALGKAPGLGGGHGPMGHALGRTPYYDLSAATDPDGGDAAAVAAKWS from the coding sequence ATCGTGATCCCGCGCGTCCTCATCGTCGCCGGGTCCGATTCGGGTGGCGGCGCCGGGATCCAGGCGGATATCAAGACCGTCACGATGCTCGGCGGCCACGCCATGACCGCGATCACCGCGATCACCGCGCAGAACACGCTGGGCGTGCAGGCGGTGCATTCCGTCCCGGCGGACATGGTCGTCGCCCAGATGCGCAGCGTGATCGCCGACATCGGCGTCGATGCGGTGAAGATCGGCATGATCGGGTCCGCCGCCGTCGCGCATGCCGTGGCGGACGTGCTCGACGCGCTTGCCGTGCCGGTCGTGTTCGATCCGGTCATGGTCGCCACCAGCGGATCGGTGCTGGCGGATGCGGAAACGATCGCCGCCTTCGCGCGGCTGATGCGCGGTGCGACCATCGTCACGCCCAACCTGCCCGAACTCGACGTGCTGGGCGGCGAGCACGCCGTACGCGCGCATGGCGCGGCGCTGCTGGTGAAGGGCGGCCATGCCGATGGCGATGTCGTCCGGGACCGGCTGGTCGCCGCCGACGGCGCGCAAACCGTCTGGACGCACCCGCGCATCGTCACCCGCCACAGCCACGGCACCGGCTGTACGCTCGCCAGCGGCATCGCGACGGGCCTTGCCGGGGGCATGGCGCTGGCCGCGGCCTGCGACCGTGCGATCGCCTTCGTCGCGGCGGCACTCGGCAAGGCGCCCGGATTGGGCGGTGGACACGGCCCGATGGGGCATGCGTTGGGGCGCACGCCTTATTATGACCTGTCGGCGGCGACGGACCCGGATGGCGGGGATGCCGCCGCTGTTGCAGCGAAATGGTCGTGA
- a CDS encoding dicarboxylate/amino acid:cation symporter, with protein MSQATRILLALVLGIGIGMLAVTLDKTWAMRATGVTQPIGEAWLHALQMVIVPLIVGLLVTGIAATAEAAKAGRIAGRAVVLFVVVLWGTTLMSAAMMPILLDLWPLPDAWSQALRAALTGAPTMGKVPTLADFFNTIVPTNVVAAAAGDAFLPLTVFTLAFAFAITRLETDSRRRLTDLFQSITDAMLVIIGWVLRLAPVGIFALAYGVGARTGAAAFGALVHYIVLVSSIGFVVLLAGYLVARFGGGVPFVAFARAVAPAQAVAISTQSSLASLPAMLKGSAEIGVAPATAGIVLPVAVAIFRATSPAMNLAVALYVAHWLGVAIGPGQLAAGVATAAITTMGSVSLPGTISFFASVAPVAFAMGVPIEALGLLVAVETVPDLFRTVGNVTMDVAVTSVVGRRTEGRGADGRGGGG; from the coding sequence ATGTCGCAAGCCACCCGTATCCTTCTCGCGCTGGTCCTCGGCATCGGCATCGGCATGCTGGCGGTGACGCTGGACAAGACGTGGGCGATGCGGGCGACCGGCGTCACCCAGCCGATCGGCGAGGCGTGGCTGCACGCGTTGCAGATGGTGATCGTGCCGCTGATCGTCGGCCTGCTGGTCACCGGCATCGCCGCCACCGCCGAGGCGGCGAAGGCGGGGCGGATCGCCGGCCGCGCGGTGGTGCTGTTCGTCGTGGTGCTGTGGGGCACGACGCTGATGTCGGCGGCGATGATGCCGATCCTGCTCGACCTGTGGCCGCTGCCCGATGCCTGGTCGCAGGCGCTGCGCGCCGCGCTGACGGGGGCGCCGACGATGGGCAAGGTGCCGACGCTGGCGGATTTCTTCAACACGATCGTGCCGACCAACGTCGTCGCGGCGGCGGCGGGCGATGCGTTCCTGCCGCTGACGGTGTTCACGCTCGCCTTCGCCTTCGCCATCACGCGGCTGGAGACGGATTCGCGGCGGCGGCTGACCGACCTGTTCCAGAGCATTACCGATGCGATGCTGGTCATCATCGGCTGGGTGCTGCGCCTCGCGCCGGTCGGCATCTTCGCTCTGGCCTATGGCGTCGGCGCGCGGACCGGGGCGGCGGCGTTCGGCGCGCTGGTGCATTACATCGTGCTGGTGTCGTCGATCGGCTTCGTCGTGCTGCTGGCAGGCTATCTGGTGGCGCGGTTCGGCGGGGGCGTGCCGTTCGTCGCCTTCGCCCGGGCGGTGGCGCCCGCACAGGCGGTGGCGATCAGCACGCAATCCTCGCTCGCCTCGCTGCCGGCGATGCTGAAGGGGTCGGCGGAGATCGGCGTGGCGCCGGCGACGGCGGGGATCGTGCTGCCGGTGGCGGTGGCGATATTCCGCGCGACCAGCCCGGCGATGAACCTGGCCGTGGCGCTGTACGTCGCGCACTGGCTGGGGGTGGCCATCGGGCCGGGCCAGCTGGCCGCGGGCGTCGCGACGGCGGCGATCACGACGATGGGATCGGTGTCGCTGCCGGGTACGATCAGCTTCTTCGCCAGCGTCGCGCCGGTGGCGTTCGCGATGGGCGTGCCGATCGAGGCGCTGGGCCTGCTGGTCGCGGTGGAGACGGTGCCGGACCTGTTCCGCACGGTCGGCAACGTGACGATGGACGTGGCGGTGACGAGCGTGGTGGGGCGGCGGACGGAGGGCCGCGGCGCCGACGGGCGCGGCGGCGGGGGCTGA
- a CDS encoding L-threonylcarbamoyladenylate synthase: MADPNPRILRYGMAAIAEAAQRIGRGECVAVPTETVYGLAADAGDAAAVAGIYAAKGRPSFNPLIVHVADLAAAEALAVFDDDARALATMFWPGPLTLVLPLRADAPIASLVTAGLATVAIRVPRHRAMQALLAACGRPLAAPSANASNGISPTRAAHVAASLGARVPLILDDGATEAGLESTIVAGRTILRPGPIVAADLPFAFVPRVDDAAITAPGQLATHYAPRKPLRLGATTAAAGEWLIGFGPIAGDDTLSASGDLREAAARLFDALHRADASDAAGIAVAPVPDEGLGVAINDRLARAAHR; encoded by the coding sequence ATGGCCGATCCAAACCCGCGCATCTTACGTTACGGCATGGCCGCGATCGCCGAAGCGGCGCAGCGAATCGGTCGCGGCGAATGCGTCGCGGTGCCGACCGAGACGGTCTATGGCCTGGCCGCCGACGCCGGCGATGCGGCGGCGGTGGCGGGCATCTATGCCGCCAAGGGGCGGCCGAGCTTCAACCCGCTGATCGTGCATGTCGCCGATCTGGCCGCGGCGGAGGCGCTGGCGGTGTTCGACGACGATGCGAGGGCGCTGGCGACGATGTTCTGGCCGGGACCGCTGACGTTGGTGCTGCCGCTGCGCGCGGATGCGCCGATCGCATCGCTGGTAACCGCGGGGCTGGCGACGGTGGCGATCCGGGTGCCGCGGCACCGCGCGATGCAGGCGTTGCTGGCGGCGTGCGGGCGCCCGCTGGCGGCGCCGTCGGCGAATGCCAGCAACGGCATCAGCCCGACGCGCGCGGCGCATGTCGCGGCGAGCCTGGGTGCGCGCGTGCCGCTGATCCTGGACGACGGGGCGACCGAGGCGGGACTGGAATCGACCATCGTCGCGGGGCGGACGATCCTGCGGCCGGGGCCGATCGTCGCGGCGGACCTGCCGTTTGCGTTCGTGCCGCGCGTGGACGATGCGGCGATCACCGCGCCGGGGCAGCTGGCGACGCATTATGCGCCGCGCAAGCCGTTGCGGCTTGGCGCGACGACGGCGGCGGCGGGCGAATGGCTGATCGGCTTCGGTCCGATCGCCGGCGACGACACGCTGTCGGCCAGCGGCGACCTGCGCGAGGCGGCGGCGCGGCTGTTCGATGCGCTGCACCGCGCCGATGCGAGCGATGCCGCGGGAATCGCGGTGGCG
- a CDS encoding arylamine N-acetyltransferase family protein, with translation MFDLDAYLVRIGLPARVTSDSEGLGRLQREHRLSIPFENLDVRLGRGIAIDSDSVFAKLVTAKRGGYCFEQNRLFMDALAALGFQVRPLLARVRLGATETPPLTHTLSLVTIDGREWIADAGFGGSYAPVMALVDGWQAEASDGAAFRLDRDADHGWLLSRRGDPGSTDGRRAGDGGADGWQPQYSFHTTEVFDADLALSNHWTSTAPASRFTQVTIASIVLPHGLAALTDRHYHRRAGDNTTRADITDPRVYRMRMSLMFGIDLTPEDVAALGLF, from the coding sequence ATGTTCGACCTCGACGCCTATCTCGTCCGCATCGGCCTGCCCGCCCGCGTCACCTCCGATTCCGAAGGCCTCGGCCGGCTTCAGCGCGAACATCGCCTGTCGATCCCGTTCGAAAATCTCGACGTCCGCCTCGGCCGCGGCATCGCGATCGACAGCGACAGCGTCTTCGCCAAGCTCGTCACCGCCAAGCGCGGCGGCTATTGCTTCGAACAGAACCGCCTGTTCATGGACGCGCTCGCCGCGCTCGGTTTCCAGGTTCGCCCGCTGCTCGCCCGCGTCCGGCTCGGCGCGACGGAGACGCCGCCGCTCACCCACACGCTTAGCCTCGTCACCATCGACGGGCGGGAATGGATCGCCGATGCCGGTTTCGGCGGGAGCTATGCACCGGTCATGGCGCTCGTCGACGGCTGGCAGGCGGAGGCGTCGGACGGCGCCGCGTTCCGGCTCGATCGCGACGCCGACCACGGGTGGCTGCTCAGCCGCCGCGGCGATCCCGGATCGACCGACGGGCGCCGCGCGGGCGACGGCGGGGCGGATGGCTGGCAACCGCAATACAGCTTTCACACGACCGAGGTGTTCGACGCCGATCTGGCGCTGTCCAACCACTGGACCTCGACCGCGCCGGCAAGCCGCTTCACGCAGGTGACGATCGCAAGTATCGTCCTGCCCCACGGCCTCGCGGCGCTCACCGATCGCCATTACCACCGCCGCGCCGGCGACAACACGACCCGCGCCGACATCACCGACCCGCGCGTCTATCGCATGCGCATGTCGTTGATGTTCGGCATCGACCTGACACCCGAGGATGTCGCCGCTTTAGGCCTGTTCTGA
- a CDS encoding acyl-CoA dehydrogenase, with protein MMSFTAAVADQRFVLEHVVRIDELAGTTRFAAASPDVVDAVLAGVGEFAAGEWAPLNREGDTVGAKWSPDGVHMPASFIKAYKDYVEGGWGTIGVAEDFGGQGLPFAIQTAVLDTLGSANMGFALCPTLTVGAIEALIHHGTPEQQALYLPHLATGAWTGTMNLTEPQAGSDVGALRATAKPLGDGKWSIKGTKIYISFGDHDMADNIVHLVLARTPDAPAGTRGISLFLVPKFRLNDDGTPGAFNDVRVVSIEHKMGLHASPTCVLSFGDHDDCVGELIGAEHGGMRAMFTMMNNARLNVGLQGVQIAEGATQKAVGYALERVQSARAGSADKAPVRIVDHPDVRRMLLRMKAQTQAARALVYYAAGQVDRAGLGDGAAKNRLEVVTPLAKAHGTDIGNEVASLGVQVHGGMGYVEETGAAQYFRDARITPIYEGTNGIQAADLVGRKLALDNGGAFAALVADMRVEAQHPDLVALIDTIDAIAHRLATADADDKLAASYPFLTMTSVAVCGWLMEREGRHATGDEDFAVVKRAAVRFYLDQIVPEAMGLKAAASASADVLYAVPAEAFAA; from the coding sequence ATGATGTCCTTTACCGCCGCCGTCGCCGACCAGCGTTTCGTGCTGGAGCATGTCGTCCGCATCGACGAACTCGCCGGCACGACCCGCTTCGCCGCGGCCAGCCCGGACGTGGTCGACGCCGTGCTGGCGGGGGTCGGCGAATTCGCCGCCGGCGAATGGGCGCCGCTCAACCGCGAGGGCGATACCGTCGGCGCGAAATGGTCGCCCGACGGCGTCCACATGCCGGCAAGCTTCATCAAGGCGTACAAGGACTATGTCGAGGGCGGCTGGGGCACGATCGGCGTAGCCGAGGATTTCGGTGGGCAGGGCCTGCCCTTCGCGATCCAGACCGCGGTGCTCGACACGCTGGGCAGCGCCAACATGGGCTTCGCGCTCTGCCCGACGCTGACCGTCGGCGCGATCGAGGCGCTGATCCACCACGGCACCCCCGAACAGCAGGCGCTCTACCTGCCGCATCTCGCCACCGGGGCGTGGACCGGCACGATGAATCTCACCGAACCGCAGGCGGGCAGCGACGTCGGTGCATTGCGCGCCACCGCCAAACCGCTGGGCGACGGCAAGTGGAGCATCAAGGGCACCAAGATCTACATCTCGTTCGGCGACCACGACATGGCCGACAACATCGTCCATCTCGTCCTCGCGCGTACGCCCGATGCGCCGGCGGGCACGCGCGGGATCAGCCTGTTCCTCGTCCCCAAATTCCGCCTGAACGACGACGGCACGCCCGGCGCCTTCAACGACGTCCGCGTCGTGTCGATCGAACACAAGATGGGGCTGCACGCCTCGCCGACCTGTGTGCTGAGCTTCGGCGATCACGACGATTGCGTCGGCGAACTGATCGGCGCCGAACATGGCGGCATGCGTGCGATGTTCACGATGATGAACAACGCGCGCCTGAACGTCGGTCTGCAGGGCGTGCAGATTGCCGAGGGCGCGACGCAAAAGGCGGTCGGCTATGCGCTGGAACGCGTCCAGTCGGCGCGCGCCGGCTCGGCCGACAAGGCACCGGTGCGCATCGTCGACCATCCCGACGTCCGCCGCATGCTGCTGCGCATGAAGGCGCAGACGCAGGCGGCACGCGCGCTCGTCTATTACGCCGCCGGACAGGTCGATCGCGCCGGCCTCGGCGATGGCGCCGCGAAGAACCGGCTGGAGGTGGTGACGCCGCTCGCCAAGGCGCACGGCACCGACATCGGCAACGAGGTCGCGAGCCTCGGCGTGCAGGTCCATGGCGGCATGGGCTACGTCGAGGAAACCGGCGCGGCGCAATATTTCCGCGATGCCCGCATCACCCCGATCTACGAAGGCACCAACGGCATCCAGGCCGCCGACCTCGTCGGGCGCAAGCTGGCCCTCGACAATGGCGGCGCCTTCGCTGCGCTGGTCGCCGACATGCGTGTTGAGGCGCAGCATCCCGACCTCGTCGCGCTGATCGATACCATCGACGCCATCGCCCACCGCCTCGCCACCGCCGATGCCGACGACAAGCTGGCGGCAAGCTATCCGTTCCTGACGATGACCTCGGTCGCGGTCTGCGGCTGGCTGATGGAGCGCGAGGGCCGCCACGCGACCGGCGACGAGGACTTTGCGGTGGTGAAGCGCGCGGCGGTCCGCTTCTACCTCGACCAGATCGTGCCGGAGGCGATGGGTCTGAAGGCGGCGGCGTCGGCCAGCGCCGACGTCCTCTACGCGGTGCCGGCGGAGGCATTCGCCGCCTGA
- a CDS encoding ribonuclease HII: MPGLKHEKACLPPVAGVDEAGRGPLAGPVVAAAVVLPAKGVPRGIDDSKALSAAERARLCGLIQARGIFGVGIVEPAEIDTLNIYWATMKAMTLAVDALTARLGCDPGHVLVDGNRLPRWSYAATAIVGGDAHSLSIAAASIVAKHTRDGIMLEHAVAYPHYHWHSNKGYGCRHHLAALVEHGPTPIHRRSFAPVAAAFARIAPDAVGAAPQPAPDANHFRA, from the coding sequence ATGCCCGGACTGAAGCACGAAAAAGCCTGTCTGCCGCCCGTCGCCGGGGTGGACGAGGCGGGGCGCGGGCCGCTCGCCGGGCCGGTCGTCGCCGCCGCGGTGGTGTTGCCGGCAAAGGGCGTGCCGCGCGGCATCGACGATTCCAAGGCGCTGTCCGCCGCCGAACGCGCCCGGCTGTGCGGGCTGATCCAGGCGCGCGGCATATTCGGCGTCGGCATCGTCGAGCCGGCGGAGATCGATACGCTCAACATCTATTGGGCGACGATGAAGGCGATGACGCTGGCGGTCGATGCCCTGACGGCACGCCTCGGCTGCGATCCCGGCCATGTGCTGGTCGATGGCAACCGCCTGCCGCGCTGGTCCTATGCCGCGACCGCGATCGTCGGCGGCGATGCGCACAGCCTGTCGATCGCCGCCGCCTCGATCGTCGCCAAGCATACCCGCGACGGGATCATGCTCGAACATGCCGTCGCCTATCCGCATTACCACTGGCATTCGAACAAGGGCTATGGCTGCAGGCACCATCTTGCCGCGCTGGTCGAACACGGCCCGACCCCGATTCACCGCCGCAGTTTCGCACCGGTTGCCGCCGCCTTCGCCCGAATCGCGCCCGATGCCGTCGGCGCGGCCCCGCAACCGGCGCCGGATGCCAACCATTTTCGCGCCTGA
- a CDS encoding DUF1272 domain-containing protein has translation MLDMRPDCERCGADLPADAPGAFICSQECTFCTECADELDERCPNCAGELMDRPTRVGRVLKAHPASTDRRFQG, from the coding sequence ATGCTGGACATGCGCCCCGATTGCGAACGCTGCGGCGCCGACCTGCCGGCCGACGCGCCGGGCGCGTTCATCTGCTCGCAGGAATGCACCTTCTGCACCGAATGCGCCGATGAGCTGGACGAACGCTGCCCCAATTGCGCCGGCGAACTGATGGACCGCCCGACCCGCGTCGGCCGCGTCCTGAAAGCGCACCCGGCCTCGACGGACCGCCGCTTCCAGGGCTGA
- a CDS encoding nitroreductase family protein yields the protein MFNDTSTPLALLATRRSGKPRDLVGPGPSPEQIDAMIGIAARTPDHGKLAPWRFVVVDDRTALSRLIVDAYRAERPQAARAELDSLDQFARQAPALVVVLSSPSPASHIPLWEQELSAGAATMNLLHAAHAMGFAGGWLTGWPTFSPVVRDAFGAAHERIAGFVFIGTPGRPLDERPRPDMARIVSHWP from the coding sequence ATGTTCAACGACACCTCCACACCGCTCGCGTTGCTCGCCACCCGCCGATCCGGCAAGCCGCGCGACCTGGTCGGTCCGGGCCCCTCGCCCGAGCAGATCGACGCGATGATCGGCATCGCCGCTCGCACCCCCGACCATGGCAAGCTGGCGCCGTGGCGGTTCGTGGTCGTCGACGATCGGACGGCGCTGTCACGGCTGATCGTCGATGCCTATCGCGCCGAACGGCCGCAGGCGGCCCGGGCGGAGCTCGATTCGCTCGACCAGTTCGCCCGGCAGGCGCCGGCGCTGGTGGTCGTGCTGTCCTCGCCCAGCCCCGCCAGCCACATCCCGCTGTGGGAGCAGGAGCTGTCGGCGGGCGCGGCGACGATGAACCTGCTCCACGCGGCGCATGCGATGGGGTTCGCGGGCGGCTGGCTGACCGGCTGGCCGACGTTTTCGCCGGTGGTGCGCGATGCGTTCGGCGCCGCCCACGAACGCATCGCGGGCTTCGTCTTCATCGGCACGCCGGGCCGGCCGCTCGACGAGCGGCCCCGCCCGGACATGGCACGGATCGTCTCGCATTGGCCATGA